One stretch of Arachis hypogaea cultivar Tifrunner chromosome 20, arahy.Tifrunner.gnm2.J5K5, whole genome shotgun sequence DNA includes these proteins:
- the LOC112785308 gene encoding protein RALF-like 19 → MESKALLVIFVLATLAFAMVAEATKIHEFSRLTSPGDYDLLVDDNEFLMNSETTRRTLAQARYISYSALRANQIPCGQRGRSYYDCNKRQRANPYRRGCSRITKCQRTMD, encoded by the coding sequence ATGGAGTCAAAGGCATTGCTTGTTATCTTCGTCCTGGCCACCTTAGCATTCGCCATGGTGGCCGAGGCAACGAAAATCCACGAATTCTCAAGGCTTACTTCCCCTGGGGACTATGATCTGCTCGTTGATGACAACGAGTTCTTGATGAACTCGGAGACAACTCGTCGGACACTGGCACAGGCACGGTACATAAGCTATTCTGCTCTTAGGGCTAACCAAATCCCATGCGGTCAACGTGGACGTTCTTACTATGATTGCAATAAGAGACAAAGGGCCAACCCCTACCGTCGCGGTTGCAGTCGCATCACAAAATGCCAAAGAACCATGGATTGA
- the LOC112783132 gene encoding VQ motif-containing protein 4, translated as MESTMSPRYQDINHKAPFTTAASSSSCSSNGLLLSPQAQKPITRSEPANPYPTTFVQADTSSFKQVVQMLTGSSETAKQASKPASPHHHNHSIPPIKPNANKKQQQQSGFKLYERRNSLKNLNINPLMPVFSPIGSGFSPRKPEILSPSILDFPALVLSPVTPLIPDPFDRSGPSQQQTGFSSSPGLDSEAEDKAIKEKGFFLHPSPASTPRDSEPRLLPLFPTTSPRASPSGRPKL; from the exons ATGGAGTCCACCATGTCCCCAAGGTACCAAGACATCAACCACAAAGCACCATTTACAACCGCCGCAAGCAGCAGCAGCTGCAGCAGCAATGGGCTACTACTGTCACCTCAGGCTCAAAAGCCCATCACGAGATCCGAACCCGCAAACCCGTACCCGACAACATTCGTTCAGGCAGACACGTCTTCCTTCAAGCAGGTGGTCCAAATGCTGACGGGCTCATCAGAGACAGCCAAGCAGGCTTCGAAGCCCGCAAGCCCGCACCACCACAACCACAGCATCCCGCCCATAAAGCCCAACGCTAACAAGAAGCAACAGCAGCAGTCAGGCTTCAAGCTCTACGAGCGAAGGAACTCCCTAAAGAACCTCAACATCAACCCTTTGATGCCCGTTTTCTCACCAATCGGGTCGGGTTTCTCGCCCCGAAAACCCGAGATCCTTTCACCTAGCATCCTCGATTTTCCCGCTCTTGTTCTGAGCCCCGTGACCCCACTGATACCCGACCCGTTCGACCGATCCGGTCCCTCTCAACAACAAACCGGGTTCAGCAGCTCCCCCGGTTTGGATTCGGAGGCTGAAGACAAAGCCATAAAGGAGAAAGGGTTCTTCCTGCACCCTTCGCCTGCTTCCACTCCTCGGGATTCTGAACCTCGCTTGCTCCCTCTCTTCCCCACAACTTCTCCTAGAGCTTCtccttcag GGAGACCAAAACTGTAG
- the LOC112782257 gene encoding nonsense-mediated mRNA decay factor SMG7-like produces MTPNLHLQPVDHKEEKVLLEMGNSEKQLWTLIHSKGLLNAEAQDLYRKVRSSYERILLNNHTQSELQDLEYCLWKLHYKHIDEFRKIQKKGSGNAAGKKSGTSPDAAAENHLQSFKSFLSEAIEFYQTLIVKLRKHYAVPEEALFYKKGWTSTSVEPDVMLKCQYLCHRCLVCMGDLSRYKQQCENPDSQNHNWSVAATHYLVATRIWPDSGNPQNQLAVLATYIGDEFLAMYHSIRSLAVKEPFPDAWNNLILLFEKNRSSHLQYTSSEVCFEFLRPLGRISEETKEQYKGDSPNYSKFEGESNHFADTKLWSLMVRTISFLFITSSLEEFPIALASTVVELDKLMELEDIELKNMLESYRQMDLARRGPFRALQVVSMLIFSLKNLLDKLEKNESEDKDDKHLMQLALAAAFSFMGRFTERCLKASSLNHCPLLPSVLVFVEWCSSTLDSAEACATDQTSKRAISYFFHVFVQLLNQLNVNRKKTKKLLDNTPLWEDYELRGFVPVSPSHFSLDFSGNWEHIDNFESGIELRTERIRVAGMKIARRSNNLQKWITCDEAGNKFYVASSDEVHSKKGTEKVETGSNGTSAKHLNQQINKDAAAEQGKLIAKDSLSSSGSNGKSSAVEEEEVILFRPLTRYNSAPSYPSISTDEQTSPKDKDEQNTSSDDCLRRATSLLMAQNPAQNDPWEFHATLSNFRSDKSFKQQEPSTKESNTYTSSEAPISAGPPSLSAWVLDRGSFSINRNNGTNCLAQHRLQPIDEIATSSLASLSINNKTENPVTILANESSNFHPSSATYSVPNPMPSAPLLPDNAAWFTNLQSGSQVYPSNQSPPPPPSAYQDWSSAYGPPGYDPRFPAFTNGYTPPGRMTSSEWLRWYRESYKPEKANNYVQPTHMNTAGPGNHGNLLYHENYRFNQFDRWGNPIPLPSNQYTNMEPPGPPPLQPGFLTSAYGASEQKASLFNNFQRPSPYGCGAVTDMRNEPVSLLEYLKEKELRLQRDPNLGGPTFMGNQNSFI; encoded by the exons ATGACACCTAATTTACATCTTCAACCTGTAGATCATAAAGAAGAAAAGGTTCTCCTTGAG ATGGGGAATTCTGAAAAGCAGCTATGGACATTGATTCATTCTAAAGGCCTATTAAATGCCGAGGCTCAAGACTTGTACCGCAAGGTCCGGTCTAGTTATGAGAGAATACTCTTGAACAATCACACACAGTCAGAACTTCAAGATCTTGAATACTGTTTGTGGAAGCTCCACTATAAACACATTGATGAATTTCGCAAAATACAAAAGAAAGGTTCCGGTAATGCTGCCGGAAAAAAATCAGGCACATCACCAGATGCTGCTGCAGAGAATCATTTGCAGTCATTTAAGTCATTTCTGTCAGAAGCTATTGAGTTTTACCAAACTCTGATTGTGAAACTCAGAAAACACTATGCAGTGCCAGAAGAGGCTTTGTTTTACAAGAAGGGTTGGACCTCTACTTCTGTTGAACCAGATGTCATGCTGAAATGTCAATATTTATGTCATCGTTGCTTGGTTTGTATGGGTGACCTCTCAAGGTATAAACAACAATGTGAAAACCCTGATAGTCAAAATCATAACTGGTCAGTTGCTGCCACTCACTATTTGGTAGCAACAAGGATTTGGCCAGATAGTGGTAACCCCCAAAATCAG TTGGCTGTACTGGCAACATATATTGGTGATGAATTTCTTGCCATGTATCATAGTATAAGAAGTTTAGCTGTTAAAGAACCATTTCCTGATGCTTGGAACAATCTTATCTTGCTATTTGAAAAG AACAGGTCATCACATCTGCAATATACATCAAGTGAAGTCTGCTTTGAATTTTTAAGACCATTAGGGAGAATCAGTGAAGAGACGAAAGAACAATACAAAGGCGATAGCCCGAATTACAGTAAATTTGAAGGCGAAAGTAATCACTTTGCAGATACAAAGTTATGGTCTCTTATGGTCAGGACCATAAGTTTCCTCTTCATAACATCAAG TTTGGAGGAGTTCCCTATTGCATTAGCATCTACTGTTGTTGAGTTGGATAAACTGATGGAGCTAGAAGATATTGAACTGAAGAACATGTTGGAGTCGTATCGTCAAATGGATTTAGCCAGAAGAGGTCCGTTCCGTGCCTTGCAAGTAGTTTCTATGCTCATCTTTTCCCTGAAGAATCTACTTGATAAGCTTGAAAAGAATGAATCAGAAGACAAAGATGATAAGCATTTGATGCAGCTGGCTTTAGCCGCTGCATTCAGCTTCATGGGACGTTTTACTGAAAGATGCTTAAAGGCTAGTTCTTTAAATCACTGCCCCTTGTTGCCATCTGTTCTTGTTTTTGTGGAGTGGTGTTCAAGCACGCTTGATTCGGCTGAAGCATGTGCTACGGATCAGACAAGTAAAAGagctatttcatatttttttcatgTGTTTGTCCAACTTCTGAATCAACTAAATGTGAATAGAAAGAAAACCAAGAAGCTTCTTGATAATACCCCTCTATGGGAGGATTATGAGTTAAGGGGCTTTGTACCTGTTTCCCCTTCACATTTCTCATTAGATTTCAGTGGTAACTGGGAACACATTGACAATTTTGAAAGTGGAATTGAATTGCGCACTGAGCGCATCAGAGTAGCAGGAATGAAGATTGCAAGAAGATCAAATAATTTGCAGAAGTGGATAACATGTGATGAAGCAGGAAACAAGTTTTATGTGGCTAGTTCAGATGAAGTTCACAGCAAGAAAGGAACAGAAAAGGTGGAGACCGGCAGCAATGGTACAAGTGCAAAACATCTTAATCAGCAAATCAACAAAGACGCCGCGGCTGAACAAGGCAAACTTATAGCAAAGGATAGTTTAAGTAGCTCTGGTAGCAATGGAAAATCCTCTGCAGTGGAAGAAGAGGAGGTTATTCTCTTTAGGCCTCTCACAAGGTACAACTCAGCACCATCATACCCTTCTATCTCAACTGATGAGCAGACATCACCAAAAGACAAGGATGAACAAAACACCTCCTCTGATGATTGTTTGCGCCGTGCTACTTCTCTGCTTATGGCACAAAACCCAGCTCAAAATGATCCATGGGAATTCCATGCTACCCTTTCAAACTTCAGGAGTGACAAATCATTCAAGCAGCAAGAACCTTCAACAAAGGAATCAAATACATATACTTCTTCTGAAGCTCCAATATCAGCCGGCCCTCCTTCGCTCAGCGCTTGGGTCCTCGATAGAGGAAGCTTCAGCATCAACAGAAATAATGGAACAAATTGTCTTGCACAACACAGGTTGCAACCCATTGATGAAATAGCCACTTCATCCTTGGCTAGTCTTTCCATCAATAACAAAACAGAGAACCCTGTTACCATTTTGGCCAATGAATCTTCAAATTTCCATCCCTCTTCTGCCACATATTCTGTTCCAAATCCAATGCCTTCTGCTCCATTGTTGCCTGATAATGCTGCTTGGTTCACCAATCTACAATCTGGTTCTCAAGTATATCCAAGCAAccaatcaccaccaccaccacccagtgCCTATCAAGATTGGAGTTCTGCTTATGGACCACCAGGATATGATCCTAGATTTCCAGCTTTTACCAATGGATACACGCCACCCGGAAGAATGACTTCCTCCGAATGGCTTCGTTGGTACCGAGAGAGTTACAAGCCTGAGAAGGCCAACAATTATGTGCAGCCTACTCATATGAATACTGCTGGTCCTGGAAATCATGGAAACTTGCTCTATCATGAGAATTACAGGTTTAATCAGTTTGATAGATGGGGTAATCCTATTCCTTTGCCTTCTAACCAGTACACAAACATGGAACCGCCGGGGCCACCACCGTTGCAGCCAGGTTTTCTCACTTCTGCTTATGGTGCAAGTGAACAGAAGGCAAGTCTCTTCAACAATTTTCAAAGGCCAAGCCCTTATGGTTGTGGTGCTGTGACAGACATGAGAAATGAGCCTGTGTCTCTGCTAGAGTACCTGAAGGAGAAGGAGTTGAGACTCCAGAGAGATCCTAACCTCGGAGGACCTACTTTCATGGGAAATCAGAACTCTTTCATCTga
- the LOC112782258 gene encoding uncharacterized protein isoform X1, protein MSDNRRVERRRRIGTRATDREWRWLDDMMQEEQVGGDDGGQADHRLRRSSARRRAARGGGAPPVHHDDEAGSSRRHPTDTHVGGPAEASMGGTPFTHVSSSQVLHGSSTQLLADLATTSFTIDLDDQLGGPQFYADFVEIIRGDDAHQYQSSIPGGPLDPTEYRPQPADVPSQVPETQLLVDLNEPAGSLYDTWFGMGGDTTICIWSWGTGGSTGRSASD, encoded by the coding sequence ATGTCGGATAACAGACGTGTGGAGAGGAGACGACGTATCGGTACACGTGCCACTGATCGCGAGTGGCGCTGGCTAGACGACATGATGCAGGAGGAGCAGGTTGGTGGTGATGACGGAGGCCAGGCAGATCATCGCCTTCGTCGATCTTCTGCTAGACGACGGGCTGCTCGTGGTGGAGGAGCACCTCCCGTCCACCATGATGACGAGGCAGGATCGTCCCGTCGGCACCCTACAGACACTCATGTTGGTGGCCCCGCGGAGGCTAGTATGGGTGGTACACCTTTTACCCACGTATCTAGCTCTCAGGTACTACATGGGTCTAGCACACAACTGTTAGCCGATCTTGCTACCACTTCTTTCACTATAGATTTGGACGATCAGTTGGGTGGACCCCAGTTCTATGCGGATTTTGTTGAGATCATACGGGGTGACGACGCTCATCAGTACCAGAGCTCGATTCCAGGCGGCCCTTTAGACCCTACGGAGTATAGGCCACAGCCAGCGGATGTGCCGTCCCAGGTTCCTGAGACCCAGCTCCTAGTCGACTTGAATGAGCCCGCAGGCAGCCTGTACGACACTTGGTTCGGCATGGGGGGGGACACCACCATCTGCATTTGGAGTTGGGGCACAGGAGGCTCCACCGGGAGATCGGCGAGCGACTAG
- the LOC112782258 gene encoding uncharacterized protein isoform X2 produces the protein MRFCWKMESTTETSGGVSSTQAVLLGALAPGVNGPTWITLKLTFLMMGMCLAVMLGLAFSSSDSPLLLHVTFLVLICVTLFLLLSWFLAQTGLVTVEHQMREMGLVQNDHSETTRKNQ, from the exons ATGCGCTTTTGTTGGAAGATGGAATCAACCACTGAAACTAGCGGAGGTGTATCATCAACCCAAGCAGTTCTGCTCGGAGCTTTAGCTCCTGGTGTGAAT GGTCCTACTTGGATTACCTTAAAGTTGACTTTTTTGATGATGGGTATGTGTCTTGCTGTTATGTTGGGATTAGCATTCTCTTCCAGTGATTCACCCTTGCTGCTTCATGTtactttccttgttcttatttgtgTTACCCTCTTCTTGCTCCTTAGCTG GTTTCTTGCACAAACTGGCCTAGTGACAGTTGAACATCAAATGCGCGAGATGGGGTTAGTGCAAAATGATCATTCAGAGACAACTAGAAAGAACCAATAA